Proteins encoded in a region of the Veillonella parvula genome:
- a CDS encoding acyltransferase, producing the protein MRASNIELLRIISMILIIMHHFSVHGCFPITPDLTFNKVFLQVFGLGGKAGVVAFVMITGYFMVSSSFKLHKFVKLVGQIWFYSIAMLGVAMGLGLDTVTSRNMILALLPIGAMSWFGQNFLVLYLLTPIINRVLRWLQRKYYVMLLVVSTVIWFLIPTALNLWPNVPHTTFGFKHIFSFVVFYSMGAYIKLYGSHITKKIGIIFSAIGFVGAFLGDIFVDVLAMTNPAYMKQIFYFTQNDYGFFQLLLGIGLFIIFLKAKITYRSWINVVASTTFGIYLLHDNKLFLHYMWDNVLATYQYYDSILLPLYAILVVALIFVIGMTVDYVRLAFIEKPVMKAITPSLDRIQSRVEKVLPL; encoded by the coding sequence ATGAGAGCGAGCAATATTGAATTGTTGCGTATCATTTCGATGATACTAATTATTATGCACCATTTTAGCGTGCACGGTTGTTTCCCCATTACGCCAGATTTAACGTTTAATAAGGTGTTTCTCCAAGTATTTGGACTTGGAGGCAAGGCTGGTGTAGTTGCCTTTGTTATGATAACGGGCTATTTCATGGTTTCTAGTAGTTTTAAGCTGCACAAGTTTGTCAAGTTAGTAGGGCAAATATGGTTTTACAGCATTGCCATGTTGGGCGTGGCTATGGGTTTAGGACTTGATACGGTGACGTCAAGGAATATGATACTTGCGCTATTGCCCATTGGTGCCATGAGTTGGTTTGGTCAGAACTTTTTAGTACTCTATTTATTAACGCCTATTATTAATCGAGTACTTCGTTGGCTACAGCGTAAATACTACGTTATGCTTCTAGTGGTTTCCACGGTAATTTGGTTCTTAATACCGACGGCATTGAATTTGTGGCCTAATGTACCGCATACCACCTTTGGATTCAAACATATCTTTTCCTTTGTCGTATTCTATTCGATGGGGGCGTACATCAAGCTGTACGGCTCACATATAACAAAGAAAATAGGTATTATATTTAGCGCCATAGGCTTTGTAGGGGCTTTTCTAGGGGACATCTTTGTCGATGTACTAGCCATGACGAATCCAGCGTATATGAAACAGATTTTCTACTTTACGCAAAATGATTATGGCTTCTTTCAATTGCTATTAGGCATTGGCTTATTTATTATTTTTTTGAAAGCAAAGATCACTTATCGTTCTTGGATCAATGTGGTAGCATCTACTACCTTTGGTATTTATCTATTGCATGATAATAAGCTATTCCTTCATTACATGTGGGATAATGTATTGGCAACGTATCAGTACTATGATTCAATACTATTACCTCTGTATGCAATTCTTGTAGTGGCGCTTATTTTTGTCATCGGTATGACCGTAGACTATGTGCGGTTGGCTTTCATAGAAAAACCTGTGATGAAAGCAATTACGCCAAGCCTCGACCGGATTCAGTCAAGGGTTGAGAAAGTACTGCCATTATAA
- a CDS encoding ESPR domain-containing protein, with translation MNRIYNVIWSKTKKCYVVVSEIVKTGGGKVKSVQNGTT, from the coding sequence ATGAATCGAATTTATAATGTTATTTGGAGTAAGACAAAAAAATGCTACGTTGTAGTATCTGAAATTGTAAAAACAGGTGGCGGTAAGGTGAAATCCGTACAAAACGGTACAACCTAG
- a CDS encoding YadA-like family protein gives MSKKRFVLASVVMVALSTTVYAAPVNIVDNNGNIGKEGQTFTAGTGGNITLGENAGAANGKGKGPNAQGNNIALGAAAGAGSSGGGNINLGAKSFRGSTGDFNVTVGFAAGNASQLTNSIVMGTQSGEKSAGDKNVWIGHFQGANSKASNSVAIGSNSTVNGQFDLAVGHYVNVKAAKGLAVGSYNTLSEKAAASGVFGQGEYGKTAIDAANSYSIGNYNHISGENTFVLGNNVTTSLKNGVVLGNDSADGDVVGTASHTFENGTTVNYAGTAPVSTVSVGAKGKERTITNLAAGRVSATSTDAINGSQLYGVHQIIDTLGKSTSQQLNNSISTIEKSVQHVSQEVQRVESESNKGDARAAALAALHPLPYDPDNRVQYMAGYGHYKNANAVALGVGYYHKDNLLLTTGFTMNNHVMANVGITYKPGKSLSTAMSPTSYNVLEQRVQALETQNKDLQETVKRLVDKLEK, from the coding sequence ATGAGTAAGAAACGTTTTGTATTAGCAAGTGTTGTAATGGTAGCTTTATCCACCACAGTTTATGCGGCGCCGGTCAATATCGTTGATAACAACGGTAACATCGGCAAGGAAGGTCAAACTTTCACCGCAGGAACAGGCGGTAACATCACCCTCGGTGAGAACGCCGGTGCGGCGAACGGAAAAGGTAAGGGGCCCAATGCCCAAGGCAATAACATAGCCTTGGGTGCAGCTGCTGGGGCCGGCTCATCAGGTGGCGGCAATATCAATCTTGGGGCGAAGTCATTCCGAGGCAGTACTGGCGATTTTAACGTAACCGTCGGTTTCGCCGCAGGTAATGCGAGCCAGTTGACGAACTCCATTGTCATGGGGACTCAATCAGGGGAAAAATCCGCAGGTGATAAAAACGTGTGGATTGGGCACTTCCAAGGTGCTAACAGTAAAGCCAGCAATTCTGTAGCCATCGGTTCAAATTCGACAGTAAACGGACAGTTCGACCTTGCCGTAGGGCATTATGTGAATGTAAAGGCTGCTAAGGGCTTGGCCGTAGGCTCTTATAATACACTATCAGAGAAAGCGGCCGCATCCGGTGTATTCGGCCAGGGCGAATACGGTAAAACAGCTATTGATGCGGCCAATTCTTACAGTATAGGTAATTACAACCACATTTCTGGAGAAAACACCTTTGTTCTCGGCAATAATGTGACTACCTCTCTAAAAAACGGAGTTGTCCTTGGCAATGATTCCGCTGACGGCGATGTAGTCGGTACAGCAAGTCATACCTTTGAAAATGGTACTACCGTCAACTATGCCGGCACCGCACCTGTATCAACAGTATCCGTAGGGGCTAAGGGCAAGGAACGGACGATCACCAATCTCGCAGCAGGTCGCGTGAGTGCTACCTCTACTGATGCAATCAACGGATCCCAACTCTACGGCGTTCATCAAATAATTGATACCCTTGGTAAAAGTACAAGTCAACAGCTTAATAATTCTATCAGCACCATTGAAAAATCTGTACAACATGTATCGCAAGAGGTACAACGTGTCGAATCAGAATCCAATAAAGGCGATGCTCGTGCCGCTGCGTTAGCCGCATTGCATCCACTACCATATGATCCAGATAATCGCGTTCAATACATGGCAGGCTACGGCCATTATAAAAATGCGAATGCAGTAGCTCTAGGTGTAGGCTATTATCACAAAGATAATCTTTTACTCACCACAGGGTTTACGATGAACAATCACGTTATGGCCAATGTAGGCATCACCTATAAACCGGGAAAATCTTTATCTACGGCTATGTCCCCTACCTCTTATAACGTACTAGAACAACGCGTACAAGCATTAGAAACTCAAAATAAAGATCTGCAAGAAACAGTAAAACGCTTGGTAGACAAACTTGAAAAATAA
- a CDS encoding inverse autotransporter beta domain-containing protein: protein MKYIIVLMSALFMFVMPVSGEQVSKAEQPIQGTRVKQVHSESTVALSDDSDTFHVNSSHTPDHVIGQGGLEMPDSTDKKTTRYSDTDAVNSALQAVVMTGVHSAMHGSKAKPWMQRTVVSLRFQKNWKPLYGVETLQPLGYYDETSRHVWFTQERLANAADTGTTANVGIGYRRIAANDDHYYGGNLFYDHRFRGNHSRMSVGLEYVSGIGAFRMNWYRGVSSERSLDGATRLESVSNGYTAEYGTSFKNARWARVYMEAYRWQLRRSEDKHGLRIGTELQLTPRISVDMGYNKPEHEHGSPYGKIMFRLAGVDTAWFGGNHRSDAKASVRANMLENVRRQHTVHVD, encoded by the coding sequence ATGAAATATATAATCGTGTTGATGAGTGCCCTTTTTATGTTTGTCATGCCTGTATCGGGGGAGCAGGTAAGTAAAGCAGAGCAGCCTATACAGGGGACTAGGGTAAAACAAGTTCATAGTGAAAGTACGGTCGCCTTATCTGACGACTCAGATACATTCCATGTTAATTCGTCTCATACTCCAGATCATGTCATCGGTCAGGGCGGATTGGAGATGCCGGACTCCACAGATAAAAAGACGACTCGTTATTCCGATACGGATGCAGTCAACTCTGCGTTGCAGGCGGTGGTTATGACTGGTGTTCATTCCGCAATGCACGGATCGAAGGCAAAACCGTGGATGCAGAGAACCGTCGTGTCATTGCGCTTTCAGAAAAACTGGAAGCCCTTGTACGGTGTGGAAACATTGCAACCACTAGGTTACTATGATGAGACATCTCGTCATGTGTGGTTTACACAGGAGAGGTTGGCGAATGCAGCGGATACAGGAACGACGGCGAATGTGGGTATCGGCTATCGCCGAATCGCAGCGAACGATGACCATTATTACGGTGGTAATCTGTTTTATGACCATCGGTTCAGAGGTAATCACAGTCGCATGAGTGTCGGGCTGGAGTATGTATCGGGTATCGGTGCATTTCGCATGAACTGGTATCGCGGTGTGTCCAGCGAGCGTTCCCTTGACGGTGCGACACGCTTGGAGAGCGTGTCTAACGGATATACTGCGGAATATGGGACTAGCTTTAAGAATGCCCGTTGGGCGCGCGTGTACATGGAAGCCTATCGTTGGCAGTTGCGGCGTAGTGAGGATAAGCATGGCTTGCGTATCGGTACGGAGTTGCAGCTCACGCCGAGGATTTCCGTGGACATGGGCTATAATAAGCCCGAGCATGAGCATGGCAGTCCGTACGGAAAAATCATGTTCCGTCTAGCCGGGGTTGATACGGCATGGTTTGGTGGTAACCATCGATCGGATGCAAAAGCATCGGTTCGTGCGAATATGCTAGAAAATGTGCGCCGCCAACATACGGTGCACGTTGATTGA
- a CDS encoding S-layer homology domain-containing protein, translating into MSKRKLILSVLINGVLLSSLYVAGAVDVAPGSGNGVAIGTGSNAPKAENVAIGKGATIEYSGGVGQPSTGDIVIGGKAHINNYIDQGGGIAIGANSFVENMVGGMERAFDFNQAGYKNLFGIPFGLPKNPEKMVTGMAIGQNTYARSGSIMLGTHNYKGKLGDVDVDSSNTKNNNGHLFSTTIGANSYSNGLFSSIVGAYSIASSGYPTTTADATKNFGATITGSLNSIESASASSQYSGVANSIVGTANRTFNSNGSLVFGAGNEITNSVADISAPSSGGNSAKELAEKLRSAVKNSNGGGSTMAFGSGNKADYTFRSALMGVNNTLTGSKGNESTNTMLTGFHNTADKVFNTTVIGSENTVTNSKNSLVMGDNREVKDANHAVLIGSTDSKTTTSVNNAVAVGHNTNVTVEGGVALGSESKATVAAGSVGYDPSTKAQSTNTDSTWKATKSAVSVGDANNNITRQITSVAAGTKDTDAVNVAQLKKLQNQVNANGSTTVSAGKHINVTTTTNGTTKDYKVSLSDDITNQITNNTTNINNIQGDVTNIKQNVTNIQGDITNIKQDVTNMGRNVARLDKKVNKSVAGAAALAALHPLDFDPDAKWDFAAGYGHYHDGNAAALGAFYRPNEDLQFSVGSTVGNGETVVNAGMSVKVGAHSNVSRSRVAIGKEVLELKKTVAVQNAQIQKLTALLNGLAGTNMKADRSTLFPDVPNNHWAYAAVSDLSRRGLVEGYPDGTFGGDRMLTRYEFAQIVYRAIQNGVAVDDRLVSEFGPEMALFRVDTIAKNHEGQPTIERVRVNKK; encoded by the coding sequence ATGAGCAAGCGTAAACTTATATTATCGGTGTTGATTAATGGTGTGTTGTTATCGAGCCTATATGTGGCCGGAGCGGTGGATGTGGCACCGGGTAGCGGTAACGGTGTAGCCATCGGTACGGGTAGCAATGCACCAAAGGCGGAAAACGTAGCCATTGGTAAAGGGGCTACTATAGAGTATTCGGGTGGTGTCGGACAGCCGTCCACAGGTGATATTGTAATTGGTGGAAAGGCACATATTAATAATTATATTGATCAAGGTGGCGGCATTGCCATAGGTGCGAATTCATTCGTCGAAAATATGGTAGGCGGAATGGAAAGAGCGTTTGATTTTAATCAGGCTGGATACAAAAATCTTTTTGGTATACCTTTCGGGCTCCCAAAAAATCCTGAAAAGATGGTAACCGGAATGGCTATTGGTCAAAACACCTATGCTCGTTCTGGCAGTATTATGTTGGGGACCCATAATTATAAAGGAAAATTAGGTGATGTGGATGTAGATAGTTCTAATACCAAAAATAATAATGGACATTTATTTTCCACAACTATAGGAGCGAATAGTTATTCTAATGGTTTGTTTTCTTCTATTGTAGGGGCTTATTCGATTGCCTCTTCAGGTTATCCTACCACTACCGCTGATGCCACTAAGAATTTTGGTGCTACTATTACAGGGTCTTTAAATAGTATTGAATCGGCAAGTGCTAGCTCTCAATACTCTGGGGTTGCAAATAGTATCGTAGGCACTGCCAATCGAACCTTTAACTCCAATGGATCTCTCGTTTTTGGTGCTGGGAATGAAATAACGAATTCTGTAGCCGATATTTCAGCGCCAAGTTCGGGAGGTAATTCCGCTAAAGAACTAGCTGAGAAATTACGTTCTGCTGTCAAAAATTCTAATGGTGGCGGTTCTACTATGGCATTTGGTAGCGGTAATAAGGCGGATTATACATTTCGCTCCGCACTTATGGGTGTCAATAATACATTGACTGGCTCTAAAGGCAATGAAAGTACGAATACCATGTTGACGGGCTTTCACAATACGGCGGATAAGGTGTTTAATACGACCGTAATAGGGTCTGAAAATACGGTGACTAATTCTAAGAATAGTCTTGTAATGGGGGATAATCGTGAGGTGAAAGATGCCAATCATGCAGTTCTCATCGGTTCCACAGACAGCAAGACTACGACATCTGTTAATAATGCTGTCGCTGTCGGACATAATACGAATGTAACCGTAGAGGGTGGCGTTGCATTGGGCAGCGAATCGAAGGCTACTGTGGCGGCTGGATCTGTTGGGTATGATCCGAGCACAAAAGCACAGTCCACGAATACGGATTCTACGTGGAAGGCGACTAAATCGGCCGTATCTGTCGGTGATGCAAATAATAATATTACGCGTCAGATTACATCCGTAGCAGCCGGCACAAAGGATACGGATGCGGTGAATGTGGCACAGCTCAAAAAGTTGCAAAATCAAGTGAATGCGAACGGTTCCACTACCGTCAGTGCAGGTAAGCATATTAATGTGACAACTACGACGAACGGAACGACCAAAGATTATAAGGTAAGCCTATCTGACGATATAACGAACCAGATTACAAATAACACAACAAATATTAACAATATACAAGGTGATGTGACAAACATTAAACAGAATGTAACTAATATTCAGGGTGACATTACTAATATCAAGCAGGATGTAACCAATATGGGGCGGAATGTGGCTCGTCTCGATAAAAAGGTTAACAAATCTGTGGCCGGAGCGGCTGCACTTGCCGCCTTGCATCCATTGGATTTCGATCCTGATGCAAAATGGGACTTTGCTGCTGGGTATGGCCATTACCATGACGGTAATGCCGCTGCATTGGGGGCTTTCTACAGACCGAATGAGGACTTGCAATTTAGTGTAGGATCCACTGTCGGTAATGGCGAAACCGTTGTGAATGCCGGTATGTCTGTGAAAGTAGGTGCTCACAGTAATGTATCTCGTTCTCGTGTAGCCATCGGTAAGGAAGTTTTGGAACTTAAGAAAACTGTAGCGGTACAAAATGCGCAGATTCAAAAGTTGACTGCTCTTTTGAATGGATTGGCCGGAACGAATATGAAAGCAGACCGCAGCACATTATTCCCTGATGTGCCGAATAATCACTGGGCATATGCGGCGGTTAGCGATCTATCTCGACGTGGTCTTGTAGAAGGATATCCTGATGGTACATTCGGAGGAGATCGTATGTTGACCCGCTATGAATTTGCTCAAATTGTGTACCGAGCTATTCAAAACGGTGTTGCTGTCGATGATCGCCTCGTATCTGAATTTGGTCCTGAAATGGCGTTATTCCGTGTGGATACTATTGCCAAGAATCATGAAGGACAACCAACTATTGAACGTGTAAGGGTCAATAAAAAATAG